The Edaphobacter flagellatus sequence TCCTTCGGCATGATCTCTAACACCTTCACCAGTCCACCCATCACCCAGCCGTTACCGCGCGACCAGTAGAGGTTACGGCCGTTGGCCTGCTTCTGCGTCAGGTAGCGCTCATCGCGGAAGTAGAGATGGTCTTGCTGATTGTAGAGCTTGTCTGAAGTGAGCCACCACTCATGATCCATGTAGTCCAGGTACTTCTTGTCGCCGGTTGCAACGTACATGCGAGCAAGCACTGGAGGTGCCATGTACAGCGCATCGCACCACCACCACAACAGCTTCGCCTCATCGGGACGAACGACCAGGCGGTCGAGATTCTCCTTCGTATTGGCCATGCGCACAGGCTTGCGAGCGCTCTTCGCATCGGCCAGATACAACGCCATGTAGGCCTTGCCGATCGCCATGTCGTCCGCGTGCGGAAAGCGGCTGTCGATCAGCTCCCACTTCTGCTGCTCAGAATATTTCAATACGGCATCGCTGAACTTCTTCTCGCCCGTTGCATTCGACGCGGCAATCAGGCCGTCATACAGCGCCGCATACGTCCACAGCCGGTTGAAGTGCGGCTCGGCAGCCTTCACCTGCCAGTCACCCACCTTTTTAATCACCGCCTGGATCGCTTTCGGTTTCAGCTCAGCGGAGATATCGGTGGCCAGGGGCCCTGGATCGTCGGGTGCGTCCCCTGTCATCTTCGAATCAGGCGGCACAGGTGCCTGTGCAAGCACATAGGAACCGGAACCAACCAGGCCAAGCGCAATCAAACCAACTGCACTGGCTCTGCGCCACGCAGACGACATCGGACAAAATTCAACAACTGACATAACAAAGTATTCCTTTCGGTTCAGGCAAGATCCTGGTTCATGACAAGAGCGACTGCACTGCGCAGCCGCGCGGTATTCCCTTCAAAGGAAGGCCGTAGCCTCGGTGCCTTTGAGAAAGCGTTATGTTTCAACTCTGCTTCGATCTTCGGCCCGAACATATGCCAGGCACTGGTGATATCGCCCACGATAATGATTTCGCTCGGAGCCAGAGCCGAAGCAATCATGCGCAGACCGCGCCCAAGAAACACCGACATCTTCTCCAGCGCCGTCACGGCATCCTGGTCTTCAGCCTGGGCCATCTTTACGAGCGCCGCAAACATAGCCGGAGCCCGCTTGCCACTGATCTCCTCGTAGTAGCGCAGCCCGGCGCTGTTCGACGCGACCGTCTCCCAACATCCTCTTCCACCGCAGCCACACTGCCGGCCATCGTGCACCATCTCGATATGGCCGAACTCGCCCGCCATCCCATTGGCTCCGCGCAGCAGTCGTCCGTTCGAGAAGATGCCCGTGCCGATTCCCTCCGACACGTTCACAACGACAATGTCTTCCAGACCATCGCTGTCCCCAAACCAAACCTCAGATAGCGCGCAGGCATTGGCGACGTTATCCATCTCCACGCGCAATCCTGTCGCACGATGGATCTTCGATTTGATGCTCTGGAGTGGCCAGTTGAGGTTCGGCGCAAAAATCAATTTCTGCAGATGCCGGTCTGCGCGCCCCGGCAGACTGATCCCTACACCATCAAAAGACTTATCCGAGTGATTCGCGATCAGTTTGCGAATCGCCGCGATAATCTGCGTCAATCCCTTGTTCGCATCGTTCGGAAGCGTCACAACATTC is a genomic window containing:
- a CDS encoding glycoside hydrolase family 88/105 protein, whose protein sequence is MSVVEFCPMSSAWRRASAVGLIALGLVGSGSYVLAQAPVPPDSKMTGDAPDDPGPLATDISAELKPKAIQAVIKKVGDWQVKAAEPHFNRLWTYAALYDGLIAASNATGEKKFSDAVLKYSEQQKWELIDSRFPHADDMAIGKAYMALYLADAKSARKPVRMANTKENLDRLVVRPDEAKLLWWWCDALYMAPPVLARMYVATGDKKYLDYMDHEWWLTSDKLYNQQDHLYFRDERYLTQKQANGRNLYWSRGNGWVMGGLVKVLEIMPKDYPTRAKYIEQFKQMAEEVKSIQGEDGLWRSGLLDPGAYDLPEISGSAFFTYAIAYGINEHILDRKTYLPVVEKSWTGMLKHVYADGRLGSIQPVDGQPGKFKASSSHVFGVGGFLMAGYEMNRLAGAKK
- a CDS encoding ROK family protein, which produces MPTPPTHAFTFTRKLSASNKTPRQINRSLVFNLIRTRQPISRADLARVSGLQRSTISLIVEDLIRERWVLDGSTGRLPRGRHPTFLELNQQRAVIALDIHPAQTTVAVTDLGGKIVAQNVVTLPNDANKGLTQIIAAIRKLIANHSDKSFDGVGISLPGRADRHLQKLIFAPNLNWPLQSIKSKIHRATGLRVEMDNVANACALSEVWFGDSDGLEDIVVVNVSEGIGTGIFSNGRLLRGANGMAGEFGHIEMVHDGRQCGCGGRGCWETVASNSAGLRYYEEISGKRAPAMFAALVKMAQAEDQDAVTALEKMSVFLGRGLRMIASALAPSEIIIVGDITSAWHMFGPKIEAELKHNAFSKAPRLRPSFEGNTARLRSAVALVMNQDLA